In one Rugosibacter aromaticivorans genomic region, the following are encoded:
- a CDS encoding MATE family efflux transporter, translated as MTATSARSLPRELLHLAWPSLVAQIAVMGSGVIDTLMSGHVSSLDLAAVGIGGSIYATVFVTAMGVLLALIPIVAHHYGARRITAIGADVRQSLWLALGLSVMVVLLLKNPGPFLYFSHLSPVLEVKVRAYLDALAWAAPGYLIFRVFYGFTTGIGRPRPVMMLNVAGLLLKVPLNAVFMYGYGKLPALGGPGCGWSSAIIAWLLASVAWIWCRQEETYAAYGVFSSFEWPQWRALKELLRLGVPSGASFLVDVSAFTFMALFIARLGPQFSAAHQIAANVAVFLFMVPMSLGSATSVLAGQALGAGNSRRARHASLLGLATAGTLGTVSGTALYCGALPLAHAYTSDVAVATAAASLLSLVAFYHLVDTVQAVMGQVLRAYKRAWIPMVIYAVSLWGVGLGGGYLLGLTSTFGPPHGAAGFWLAATASLVVASVAVTAYFLRVSKQSRKPVGAGRVMPG; from the coding sequence ATGACGGCAACATCTGCCCGCTCGCTTCCGCGCGAGTTGCTTCATTTGGCATGGCCCTCCCTGGTGGCGCAGATCGCCGTGATGGGCAGTGGGGTCATTGATACGTTGATGTCTGGCCATGTCTCCTCGCTGGATCTGGCGGCGGTGGGTATCGGCGGCAGTATCTACGCCACGGTTTTCGTGACGGCCATGGGCGTCTTGCTGGCACTGATTCCTATTGTTGCGCATCACTATGGCGCACGGCGTATTACGGCAATTGGCGCGGACGTGCGACAAAGCCTGTGGCTGGCGCTGGGTTTGTCTGTGATGGTTGTTCTGTTGCTCAAAAACCCGGGACCTTTTCTTTATTTTTCGCACTTGTCACCAGTGCTTGAAGTAAAAGTACGCGCTTACCTTGACGCCTTGGCCTGGGCGGCGCCGGGTTATCTGATCTTTCGCGTTTTTTATGGTTTCACCACCGGCATTGGGCGTCCGCGTCCGGTGATGATGCTCAATGTAGCGGGGCTGCTACTCAAGGTGCCACTTAACGCCGTATTTATGTATGGCTACGGGAAGTTGCCTGCGCTGGGCGGGCCGGGCTGTGGCTGGTCGTCTGCGATCATTGCCTGGTTACTGGCATCGGTTGCCTGGATTTGGTGTCGTCAGGAAGAAACCTATGCTGCGTACGGCGTGTTTTCGTCATTTGAATGGCCGCAGTGGCGTGCATTAAAAGAGCTGCTGCGACTGGGCGTGCCGAGCGGGGCATCCTTTCTGGTGGATGTGTCGGCGTTTACCTTCATGGCTTTGTTTATCGCCCGGCTGGGGCCGCAGTTTTCAGCGGCACATCAGATTGCCGCGAATGTGGCGGTGTTTTTGTTCATGGTACCGATGTCTCTGGGCAGTGCCACCAGTGTGCTGGCCGGACAGGCATTGGGCGCAGGAAATAGTCGGCGCGCGCGACACGCCAGTTTGCTTGGCTTGGCCACGGCAGGCACGCTGGGCACTGTGTCTGGCACAGCACTTTATTGCGGTGCCCTGCCGCTGGCACATGCCTACACCTCGGATGTGGCTGTAGCCACTGCCGCAGCCAGCCTGCTGTCGCTGGTCGCCTTCTACCACCTCGTCGATACCGTGCAGGCCGTGATGGGACAAGTACTGCGTGCTTACAAACGTGCCTGGATACCGATGGTGATTTATGCCGTATCACTCTGGGGCGTTGGTTTGGGTGGCGGCTATCTGCTGGGCCTGACCAGCACATTCGGCCCACCGCACGGCGCGGCAGGTTTCTGGCTCGCGGCGACGGCAAGTCTGGTCGTGGCCAGCGTCGCTGTGACTGCTTATTTTTTGCGCGTATCGAAGCAAAGCAGAAAGCCGGTTGGTGCAGGCCGGGTAATGCCGGGATAG